The Blastocatellia bacterium genome has a segment encoding these proteins:
- the hisF gene encoding imidazole glycerol phosphate synthase subunit HisF, with translation MGLTKRIIPCLDVDQGRVRKGTHFLALRDAGDPVELASRYREEGADELVFLDITASIEHRQTMRAWVERVASTLDIPFTVGGGIRTLEDARLILCSGADKVSVNTAALERPALIRELSETFGRQCVVVAIDARRRQEGERLWFEVYSHGGRRPTGRDAIAWAREAEALGAGEILLTSIDRDGTEAGYDLDLTRAIAECVRIPVIASGGCGHPQHILDVLTIGGADAALAASIFHYGKYPIPHVKRFLRERGVEVRL, from the coding sequence ATGGGATTGACCAAGCGCATCATCCCATGTCTGGATGTGGATCAAGGGCGCGTTCGAAAAGGGACGCATTTTCTCGCTCTTCGAGATGCGGGAGATCCGGTGGAGTTGGCCTCTCGCTATCGAGAGGAGGGCGCCGACGAGTTGGTCTTCCTCGACATCACGGCCTCGATCGAACACCGACAGACGATGCGCGCGTGGGTGGAGCGCGTGGCGAGCACGCTCGATATCCCCTTCACTGTCGGAGGAGGAATTCGCACGTTGGAGGACGCGCGCCTCATCTTGTGCAGTGGTGCTGATAAAGTCTCCGTGAACACGGCGGCGCTTGAGCGTCCCGCGCTCATTCGTGAATTGAGCGAGACGTTCGGGCGACAATGCGTCGTCGTCGCCATTGACGCGCGACGGCGCCAGGAAGGCGAGCGCCTTTGGTTCGAGGTCTATTCGCACGGAGGGCGGCGACCGACAGGGCGCGACGCCATCGCTTGGGCGCGGGAAGCGGAAGCCCTGGGCGCGGGAGAGATCCTGCTGACCTCCATTGATCGCGACGGGACGGAAGCGGGATACGATCTCGACCTGACGCGCGCGATCGCCGAATGCGTACGCATCCCGGTGATCGCCAGTGGCGGCTGTGGACATCCTCAGCATATCCTCGACGTCTTGACCATCGGAGGCGCGGATGCCGCCCTCGCCGCTTCCATCTTTCACTACGGCAAATATCCCATCCCGCACGTGAAGCGCTTTCTTCGCGAGCGGGGAGTCGAGGTGCGATTATGA
- the hisI gene encoding phosphoribosyl-AMP cyclohydrolase — protein MTGVPLDDVDFQKSGGLVPVVVQEATTREVLMVAFANREAVEQTLRTGYAHYFSRSRNRLWRKGETSGHVQRVRAILVDCDRDTLLYLVEQTGVACHRGTRSCFTEPLSESPSHESLSA, from the coding sequence ATGACCGGCGTTCCGCTCGATGACGTGGACTTTCAGAAGTCCGGTGGACTCGTGCCCGTTGTCGTGCAAGAGGCGACGACGCGCGAGGTACTCATGGTGGCTTTCGCCAATCGTGAAGCCGTCGAACAGACGTTGCGCACCGGATACGCCCATTACTTCAGTCGTTCGCGCAACCGATTATGGAGGAAAGGGGAGACATCCGGTCACGTTCAACGCGTGCGCGCGATCTTAGTAGATTGCGATCGAGACACGTTGCTCTATCTCGTGGAGCAGACGGGCGTGGCGTGTCATCGGGGAACTCGCTCGTGCTTCACTGAGCCTCTGAGCGAGAGTCCATCTCACGAATCCCTCAGTGCTTGA
- a CDS encoding SurA N-terminal domain-containing protein yields MNALRQSDANSESRATRWSARHFHGHVFLARFLRGALLGLLVFPFPTSAQTILVDRIAAVVNGMVITESDILWYLALDPEIPEGTFSEDLKARALQQLIDQALLHQEAEKLPTLTIAESEIEDYLAQLRARFPSEGAFRRRLAAVGLDERTLREIARRRMEILRFIDFRFRSFVFVSEQEVQGYYEGHVVSEAQRRGTTPPSLEQVRSLIERILREEKTKAEMIAWLDDARRTAEIVLYPPYRSLLK; encoded by the coding sequence ATGAATGCGCTCCGGCAAAGCGACGCCAACAGTGAATCCCGCGCGACGCGATGGAGCGCGCGTCATTTCCACGGGCACGTCTTCCTGGCGCGATTTCTTCGGGGAGCGCTCCTCGGCTTGCTCGTCTTTCCCTTCCCGACTTCCGCACAGACGATCCTCGTGGATCGCATCGCCGCTGTCGTCAACGGCATGGTGATCACCGAGAGCGACATCCTCTGGTATCTCGCGTTGGATCCGGAGATACCTGAGGGGACATTCTCCGAAGATCTGAAAGCGCGCGCTTTGCAACAGCTCATTGATCAAGCGCTCCTTCACCAAGAAGCCGAGAAACTTCCGACGCTCACCATCGCGGAATCAGAGATCGAGGACTATCTCGCTCAACTGCGCGCGCGTTTCCCCTCCGAGGGCGCGTTCCGACGCCGTCTAGCAGCCGTCGGACTGGACGAGCGGACGCTTCGCGAGATCGCTCGCCGTCGGATGGAGATCTTGCGCTTCATTGATTTCCGCTTCCGTTCCTTCGTCTTCGTGAGCGAACAGGAAGTGCAGGGATATTACGAGGGCCATGTCGTCTCGGAAGCGCAACGACGCGGGACGACGCCTCCTTCGCTCGAGCAGGTTCGCTCACTCATCGAGCGCATCCTTCGCGAGGAGAAGACGAAAGCGGAGATGATCGCGTGGCTCGATGACGCGCGCCGAACAGCCGAGATCGTCCTCTATCCCCCGTACCGCTCTCTCCTGAAGTGA
- the bamA gene encoding outer membrane protein assembly factor BamA, giving the protein MERIGRSVAHRTTAEIPPRERLRQASAAIIARNPICSFCPWMHRGLLLGLALLLPGALRAQVERPTLASLQGKPIAQIELLVNEKPITDPQDELRRVLPLRIGDPLRLADVRRAISVLYESALASNVIVEAEDMPSGVRLRFRLSPQPRIGRVSMQGADPDVQARLLLRLGELAPGARFTEALLARAAEEIVEFYHGLGFFDCEVTPEVTFTDDGRTANVLFRIAPGPPARVAEVRITGEVRLDRKELLARLESKPGALFDALRLQSDVQRIRELHLRRGYLAPRIASPRLERAEGENALIVEIAVESGPQVEVQVEGFPLSAEQRHQLLPILRQGGLDEATLEEGRLNLLDYVQRQGYFFAEVTVTRAEADDRVRVRYEIQRGRRYALRAIRVEGTSAVTLEQLRPRLGSVIGGRWGRGLTSRQLMQRDQQAIVEALREQGYARARMIAARLAVSLTKEDLLIIYAVDEGPRLILAQVNVEGARAFSPEELVRASGLQIGAPFVEARVRDAIARLTEMYADRGYAEATITPLIREDDAHRVAVTFRVHEGEPLRIGSILIRGNRITRDQAIRRYVSFREGEWLRPAELTRSEERLYGTGAFRRVSITAEAIEANPSSHAVRDVRIEVDEAPRYQLTYGFGFRTDDGPRGLLELSDANFLGQLRTAAFRLRASRREQTGQLSFTDPKFFGTDFSSLASVLFQRQEEIAFDASRLSILAQVERSIGPRSSFLFRYTFSNVIISNVTEPEELRREDTTVQLGRLSTSFVHDSRDNPFDPMHGTFTTLDVAIVSRFLGGSENFVRFFGEHQRMYRLTPLADVTFASNVRVGLARPYGRSLTIPISERFFAGGSTTLRGFGFEQAGPRAPDPNRPGQTRPFGGNALVIVNAELRFPVLRALRLGGAIFYDGGNVFARISDMSLRDFTHTVGLGLRIKTPLGPLRLDFGALLRRAPGVPRTQLHLTFGNPF; this is encoded by the coding sequence ATGGAGCGAATCGGACGATCCGTCGCGCATCGGACCACCGCGGAGATCCCACCGCGGGAGAGACTTCGACAGGCGTCGGCAGCTATCATCGCTCGAAATCCCATCTGCTCGTTCTGCCCCTGGATGCATCGGGGGCTTCTTCTCGGTCTTGCACTGCTTTTGCCCGGCGCCCTGCGCGCGCAAGTGGAGCGTCCGACGTTGGCGTCCCTTCAAGGAAAGCCCATCGCTCAAATCGAGCTTCTTGTGAACGAGAAGCCCATCACGGATCCCCAGGACGAACTGCGGCGTGTCCTTCCGCTTCGGATCGGTGATCCTCTGCGTCTGGCGGACGTGCGTCGTGCGATCTCAGTGCTCTACGAATCCGCGCTCGCTTCCAACGTCATCGTGGAGGCCGAGGATATGCCTTCGGGCGTGCGGCTGCGATTCCGCCTCTCTCCGCAGCCACGGATCGGGCGCGTGAGCATGCAAGGCGCAGATCCCGACGTACAAGCGCGCCTGCTACTGCGACTCGGCGAATTAGCCCCCGGCGCGCGCTTCACCGAAGCTCTCCTCGCTCGCGCGGCGGAGGAGATCGTCGAGTTCTATCACGGCCTCGGATTCTTCGACTGCGAAGTCACTCCGGAAGTGACTTTCACCGATGACGGCCGGACGGCCAACGTGCTCTTTCGGATCGCTCCGGGTCCGCCGGCGCGCGTGGCCGAGGTGCGGATCACCGGCGAGGTGAGGCTCGATCGCAAAGAGCTGCTCGCGCGTTTGGAGAGTAAGCCCGGCGCGCTCTTCGATGCGCTGCGTCTGCAGAGCGATGTGCAGCGGATTCGCGAGCTGCATCTTCGGCGCGGATATCTGGCGCCGCGCATCGCCTCCCCGCGCTTGGAGCGCGCCGAGGGCGAGAATGCCCTCATCGTGGAGATCGCCGTCGAATCCGGTCCACAGGTCGAGGTCCAAGTCGAAGGATTCCCGCTCTCCGCGGAACAGCGGCATCAACTGCTCCCGATCCTTCGCCAAGGAGGCTTGGACGAAGCGACATTGGAAGAAGGACGGCTGAATCTCCTCGACTACGTCCAGCGTCAGGGATATTTCTTCGCCGAGGTGACGGTGACGCGCGCGGAGGCGGACGATCGCGTTCGCGTTCGCTATGAGATCCAACGAGGACGACGATACGCGCTGCGCGCCATTCGCGTGGAGGGGACATCGGCCGTCACCCTGGAACAGCTTCGTCCGCGCCTGGGCTCGGTCATCGGCGGACGGTGGGGACGAGGCCTCACCAGTCGTCAGCTCATGCAGCGCGATCAACAGGCCATCGTCGAAGCTTTGCGCGAACAGGGATACGCTCGCGCCCGCATGATCGCCGCGCGCCTGGCGGTTAGCTTGACCAAGGAGGACCTCCTCATCATTTACGCCGTGGACGAAGGGCCACGCTTGATCCTCGCGCAAGTGAATGTCGAAGGCGCGCGCGCTTTCTCTCCCGAGGAGTTGGTGCGGGCGAGTGGACTGCAAATCGGTGCTCCTTTTGTCGAAGCGCGCGTGCGCGACGCCATCGCTCGTCTCACCGAAATGTATGCGGATCGGGGCTATGCCGAAGCCACGATTACTCCCTTGATCCGCGAAGACGATGCGCACCGCGTCGCCGTGACGTTTCGCGTCCATGAGGGCGAGCCGTTGCGGATTGGATCCATCCTCATCCGAGGTAACCGCATCACCCGCGATCAAGCGATCCGGCGCTACGTGAGCTTTCGCGAAGGAGAATGGCTCCGTCCCGCCGAGCTGACGCGCAGCGAGGAACGCCTGTACGGCACCGGCGCCTTCCGTCGCGTCTCCATCACTGCGGAGGCGATCGAAGCGAATCCCTCCTCGCACGCCGTGCGCGATGTGCGCATCGAAGTGGACGAAGCCCCGCGCTATCAGTTGACCTACGGTTTTGGCTTCCGCACCGACGATGGACCGCGTGGCCTGCTCGAGCTCTCCGATGCCAACTTTCTCGGCCAACTCCGCACAGCCGCATTTCGCCTCCGCGCGAGCCGCCGTGAGCAAACCGGACAGCTCTCGTTCACCGATCCGAAGTTCTTCGGCACAGATTTCTCCTCTCTCGCCTCCGTCCTCTTCCAACGGCAGGAAGAGATCGCCTTCGACGCGAGCCGCTTGAGCATCCTCGCGCAGGTGGAGCGGTCCATTGGACCGCGCAGCTCCTTCCTCTTCCGCTACACGTTCAGCAACGTGATCATCTCCAATGTGACGGAGCCCGAGGAATTGCGTCGAGAGGATACGACGGTGCAACTCGGTCGGCTCTCCACCTCCTTCGTGCACGATTCGCGCGATAATCCGTTCGATCCGATGCACGGGACGTTCACGACGCTGGATGTCGCTATTGTCTCTCGGTTCCTCGGTGGAAGCGAGAACTTCGTGCGCTTCTTCGGCGAGCATCAACGCATGTATCGGCTTACCCCCCTGGCCGACGTCACCTTCGCATCGAACGTGCGCGTGGGGCTTGCGCGCCCCTACGGACGTTCGCTGACGATCCCCATCAGCGAGCGCTTCTTCGCTGGCGGTTCGACGACCTTGCGCGGCTTCGGTTTCGAACAAGCGGGGCCGCGCGCGCCCGATCCGAATCGCCCGGGTCAGACGCGTCCGTTCGGTGGTAACGCGCTCGTCATCGTGAACGCGGAATTGCGCTTTCCCGTGCTGCGCGCTTTGCGCCTCGGCGGAGCGATCTTCTACGACGGAGGGAACGTCTTCGCGCGCATCTCCGACATGAGTCTCCGTGATTTCACGCACACGGTGGGTCTCGGCTTGCGCATTAAGACCCCACTCGGTCCCCTGCGACTCGATTTCGGCGCTCTGCTCCGGCGCGCGCCCGGCGTTCCACGCACGCAACTGCATCTCACTTTCGGGAATCCCTTCTGA
- a CDS encoding translocation/assembly module TamB domain-containing protein, producing MRRANVAIVIASGAGVILALALGLALWTRSAHFDRLLERTLNDRLRPLRLRIELADANLWLWRGTVELHDVRLFPGRHQAPLLRLPRVSVRFEIEDLFARTFSIADLRLDRPQILIAIDPNGRPNFADIDLSALRRPKAPRPYTLRLEHIEITDGNLLVNDRRHRLQLKAEGMLFSLLPADSSPRASGAIQRLDLAVDEHVIARAHLEWRAEVARDHVRLERVRLVADVGDVLLAGTIRGWMNPQYDLVVEALLHLDRVATNWPSPVMLSGDLAVRGRMRGRGRAYQLDAMAMTTRATLWGIRVANGSGEIRTPDATAAEGSMGARLLVHLKADALAAAFFRARGVSVMGMLSGPTGWLFAGRLGGRATTIGPFPIEEVRAHVRLGPEQASLEDLDVRMLGGRARGSARVHFSENSEAHVRFDGVSARDLVARLSSRALPVEGTVRGTLTVRWPGLAITRASGALAMTIAPSSTSTTDALPVRGALDLALSPRALAVKASSLLVGRSTVNLSGTVNWNGDLDLVLRVRSEDMAEQQRLLEAYGYRLRALTQDLVPQLSGTGEYSLRLAKRGDEYAISGEGEVGGLLLAGERVHSLRARFAHAHGRWQIEEARILWETGARAELAIETTEGNGFAVRGQLQRVNVERWLKALNLELPFSGKLSGEIALVGLPGIPKGTARILLEDGALLLLERSLRFRHLMGAFHLDPPRYEIRDVRLALDFGTIALSGSLRSDDGAYALAMRAEDVDLATLLRTVMGRTPNVGGQIALALSGQGTLSDPRLSGDVRVRQLSIAGRSAGEIVAELKTNNGRLEIPITATLFGQTQTLLGTLDLTDPALVLDVRARFEDFALTPYLRLARRLSEWRGAMSGELRLEWPLGSRSEFTNTRLPANRTTDVRAMLALSRLNLVINEYALQTRRPFALHMRGRLLRIEPAALVGENTSLDLSGTIDLGEFLGGPTGRGHELDLNGLVDLRLLRGLYPGLFASGRATIRASLRGSFEEPRLSGLMEIEDLALRVLDWPVALTHGQGRIRFTASQALIENLRAQANGGDVTVSGGLLLRNLRADQWRIIVRSEAIALTYPRGLRSIVDGTLTLQGNRQLQILSGTITVRRSEYTQDVDLAQLILAQAGERLRLSLLDAPIRPPLSLDIRVQALDTLLVRNNLADAVGSASLHVGGTLASPVISGNVIVTRGVVRFRNREYQITRGRIDFPRDGTAAGAPRFQLEAESDIAGYRVIVGLLGTLDRFQTTLRSEPTLPSEQILSLIATGELSQRAISSTTVPTGLGTAANLLIGELTHRAEEFTGKIFGINRFQIDPLIVGRGSDPTARLTIGRQINRNLSILYATNLSGPQEQVIIVEYRLSDRFSLVGTRDQDGNFSFDLRIRKRF from the coding sequence ATGAGACGTGCGAACGTCGCCATCGTCATTGCCTCCGGCGCTGGGGTGATCCTCGCGCTCGCCCTCGGACTCGCCCTTTGGACGAGGAGCGCGCACTTCGATCGGCTCTTGGAGCGAACGCTCAATGATCGGCTGCGCCCGCTGCGCCTTCGGATTGAACTGGCGGATGCGAACCTCTGGCTTTGGCGGGGCACTGTGGAGCTGCACGATGTGCGCCTCTTCCCCGGCCGACATCAGGCCCCATTGCTTCGCCTTCCCCGCGTGAGCGTGCGCTTCGAGATCGAGGACCTTTTCGCTCGCACGTTTTCCATTGCCGATCTTCGGCTCGATCGCCCACAGATTCTCATCGCGATTGATCCGAATGGGCGCCCGAACTTCGCCGATATTGACCTCTCCGCACTTCGCCGCCCGAAGGCTCCCAGGCCTTACACCTTGCGTCTGGAGCACATAGAAATCACCGACGGGAACCTCCTGGTCAACGACCGACGGCATCGCCTTCAACTCAAGGCCGAAGGCATGCTCTTCTCGCTCTTGCCCGCGGATTCGTCCCCACGCGCATCGGGAGCGATACAGCGGCTCGACCTCGCCGTGGACGAGCACGTGATCGCGCGCGCGCATTTGGAATGGCGCGCGGAGGTCGCCCGCGACCACGTGCGGTTGGAGCGCGTCCGACTCGTGGCCGATGTCGGCGATGTATTGCTGGCCGGGACGATTCGCGGATGGATGAATCCGCAATACGACCTCGTGGTGGAAGCTCTCTTGCACCTGGATCGCGTGGCGACGAACTGGCCTTCTCCAGTGATGCTTTCTGGGGATCTCGCTGTTCGCGGACGCATGCGCGGTCGGGGGCGCGCTTACCAACTCGACGCGATGGCGATGACGACGCGCGCCACGCTGTGGGGAATTCGCGTGGCGAATGGGAGCGGGGAGATTCGCACGCCTGACGCGACAGCAGCCGAGGGATCGATGGGCGCGCGCCTGCTCGTTCATCTGAAGGCGGATGCGCTCGCAGCGGCGTTCTTCCGCGCGCGCGGCGTTTCCGTGATGGGAATGCTCTCGGGGCCGACGGGTTGGCTTTTCGCGGGCAGATTGGGTGGGCGCGCGACGACGATCGGCCCCTTTCCTATTGAAGAGGTTCGCGCTCATGTGCGTCTGGGGCCGGAGCAGGCGTCTCTGGAAGACCTCGATGTGCGTATGCTCGGTGGACGAGCGCGCGGCTCGGCTCGTGTTCATTTCTCTGAGAATTCGGAAGCCCATGTGCGTTTCGACGGTGTGAGCGCTCGGGATCTCGTCGCTCGCCTCTCCTCTCGCGCGCTCCCTGTGGAAGGAACGGTGCGGGGGACCCTCACGGTTCGGTGGCCAGGGCTGGCTATTACTCGCGCCTCAGGCGCGCTCGCGATGACGATCGCGCCATCTTCAACTTCGACGACCGATGCACTCCCAGTGCGCGGCGCACTCGATCTCGCTCTATCTCCCCGAGCACTGGCGGTGAAGGCTTCTTCGCTCCTCGTCGGCCGTTCAACAGTGAACCTCTCCGGCACCGTGAATTGGAATGGCGATCTCGATCTCGTCCTTCGGGTGCGTTCGGAGGACATGGCCGAGCAACAACGATTGCTCGAAGCGTACGGCTATCGGTTGCGCGCGCTGACGCAGGACCTCGTCCCACAACTCTCCGGGACGGGCGAATACTCCCTTCGCCTCGCCAAACGCGGAGACGAGTACGCGATCTCTGGCGAAGGGGAGGTGGGTGGACTCCTATTGGCGGGAGAGCGCGTTCACTCGCTGCGCGCGCGTTTCGCGCATGCGCACGGACGATGGCAGATCGAGGAAGCGCGCATTCTTTGGGAGACGGGCGCTCGAGCAGAACTGGCGATTGAGACGACCGAAGGAAATGGCTTCGCCGTGCGGGGCCAACTTCAGCGCGTGAACGTCGAACGATGGCTGAAAGCGCTGAATCTCGAATTGCCATTTTCCGGGAAACTCTCAGGTGAGATCGCGCTCGTCGGCTTGCCCGGAATCCCAAAAGGGACAGCCCGAATCCTGTTGGAAGATGGCGCGCTCTTGCTCCTCGAACGATCCCTGCGATTTCGCCACCTGATGGGTGCTTTTCACCTCGATCCTCCGCGCTATGAGATCCGCGACGTTCGCCTCGCGCTGGATTTCGGCACGATCGCGCTTTCGGGATCGCTGCGGAGCGACGACGGAGCATACGCGCTCGCGATGAGGGCAGAGGACGTAGATTTAGCGACCTTGCTGCGCACAGTAATGGGGCGAACGCCGAACGTCGGGGGGCAGATTGCGCTCGCGCTCTCGGGCCAAGGCACGCTCTCAGATCCCCGCCTCTCCGGCGATGTGCGCGTGCGTCAGCTCTCGATCGCCGGTCGCTCAGCCGGAGAGATCGTGGCGGAGTTGAAGACGAACAACGGTCGCCTGGAGATCCCCATCACGGCCACGCTCTTTGGCCAGACGCAAACGCTTCTTGGCACGCTCGACCTCACTGATCCCGCCCTCGTTCTCGACGTACGCGCGCGATTCGAGGATTTCGCGCTGACCCCGTATCTCCGTCTCGCTCGGCGGCTCTCGGAATGGCGAGGTGCGATGAGCGGAGAGCTGCGGCTCGAATGGCCGCTCGGATCGCGCAGCGAGTTCACGAACACTCGGCTGCCAGCGAACCGCACGACCGATGTGCGCGCCATGCTCGCTCTCTCACGTCTGAATCTCGTCATCAACGAATATGCCCTTCAGACGCGCCGACCGTTCGCATTACACATGCGCGGGCGACTGTTGAGAATCGAACCCGCCGCGCTAGTCGGCGAGAACACGAGCCTCGATTTGAGCGGCACGATAGATCTCGGCGAATTCCTCGGAGGACCGACGGGTCGCGGTCACGAGTTGGATTTGAACGGGTTGGTGGACCTGCGCCTTTTGCGCGGCCTATATCCCGGCCTCTTCGCTTCGGGGCGAGCGACGATTCGCGCGTCCCTGCGGGGATCGTTTGAGGAGCCGCGCTTGAGCGGCCTCATGGAGATCGAGGATCTCGCGCTGCGCGTGCTCGATTGGCCGGTCGCGCTCACCCATGGACAAGGGCGCATCCGGTTCACGGCCTCACAAGCGCTGATCGAGAACCTGCGCGCTCAAGCGAACGGCGGCGACGTGACCGTGAGCGGCGGGCTCTTGCTCAGGAACCTTCGCGCCGACCAATGGCGAATCATCGTTCGCAGCGAAGCCATCGCCCTCACATATCCTCGCGGACTTCGCTCCATCGTAGACGGGACGCTCACGCTGCAAGGGAACCGACAATTGCAAATCCTCTCGGGCACGATCACCGTACGCCGCTCCGAATACACTCAAGACGTGGACCTGGCGCAACTCATCCTCGCTCAGGCGGGCGAGCGACTGCGGCTCTCGCTCCTCGACGCGCCGATCCGCCCCCCATTGTCGCTTGACATCCGCGTCCAGGCGCTGGACACGCTCTTGGTTCGGAACAATCTCGCCGATGCTGTTGGGAGCGCCTCGCTGCATGTCGGAGGAACGCTGGCCTCCCCCGTCATCTCCGGGAACGTGATCGTCACGCGCGGCGTCGTGCGCTTCCGCAATCGCGAGTATCAGATCACGCGGGGGCGAATTGATTTCCCTCGCGATGGGACGGCGGCGGGCGCGCCTCGCTTTCAGCTCGAAGCGGAGAGCGACATCGCCGGATACCGCGTGATCGTCGGACTCCTCGGAACGCTCGACCGATTTCAGACGACGCTTCGCTCGGAGCCGACGTTGCCTTCGGAACAAATCCTCTCGCTAATCGCGACGGGCGAACTCTCGCAGCGCGCTATCTCCTCAACGACAGTGCCAACGGGATTGGGAACGGCGGCCAACTTGCTCATCGGCGAGCTGACGCACCGCGCTGAGGAATTCACGGGGAAGATCTTCGGCATCAACCGCTTTCAAATTGACCCACTGATCGTTGGCCGAGGTTCCGATCCGACCGCGCGTCTCACCATCGGGCGACAGATCAATCGCAATCTCTCCATCCTCTACGCGACGAACCTTTCAGGTCCTCAGGAACAGGTCATCATCGTCGAGTATCGCCTGAGCGACCGCTTCTCGCTCGTGGGGACGCGCGACCAAGACGGGAATTTCAGCTTTGATTTGCGAATCCGAAAGCGCTTCTGA
- the ribB gene encoding 3,4-dihydroxy-2-butanone-4-phosphate synthase codes for MRARRGRDVSPFASIPEAIEEIRQGRMVILVDDEDRENEGDLCCAAEKVTPEIINFMAKHGRGLICLSLTPERCEQLNLPLQAPENTSRFETAFCVSIDAREGITTGISAADRARTILTAIDPRTRPSDLVRPGHIFPLRAREGGVLVRAGQTEASVDLARLAGLTPAGVICEIMNGDGTMARLPQLISFARRFGLKIVTVADLIRYRLQHERVVRKRAEAMLTTPYGEFRVSAYENPINGEVHLALVKGMIPPDEPVLVRVHTLSILGDVFRSQGEETELHRALEQIAREGRGVLLYLIRREHLGEQLVTSLLRHHTASACEMPEPEVAEHRVPGTLSWDMRDYGIGAQILHDLGVRRMRLLTNHPKKLAALSGFGLEIVETIPFSELGADVVPFRTRGRARA; via the coding sequence ATGAGAGCGCGCCGAGGACGCGACGTTTCGCCTTTTGCTTCCATTCCGGAAGCCATCGAGGAGATTCGCCAGGGGCGCATGGTCATTCTCGTGGACGATGAGGATCGCGAGAACGAAGGGGATCTCTGCTGTGCCGCCGAGAAGGTCACGCCGGAGATCATCAACTTCATGGCCAAGCATGGGCGGGGGCTCATTTGCCTCTCGCTCACGCCCGAGCGATGTGAGCAGTTGAACCTCCCCCTTCAAGCTCCGGAGAATACGTCCCGGTTCGAGACAGCCTTTTGTGTCTCGATTGATGCGCGCGAAGGGATCACGACGGGCATTTCGGCGGCTGACCGCGCGCGCACGATCTTGACGGCCATTGATCCACGCACGCGTCCCTCGGATCTGGTACGTCCCGGGCACATCTTCCCATTGCGGGCGCGCGAGGGAGGGGTCCTGGTGCGCGCCGGACAGACGGAAGCGTCAGTGGACCTGGCGCGATTGGCTGGATTGACGCCCGCTGGTGTTATCTGCGAGATCATGAACGGCGATGGCACGATGGCGCGGCTCCCGCAGCTCATCTCCTTCGCGCGCCGCTTCGGTTTGAAGATCGTCACCGTGGCCGATCTCATTCGCTATCGCCTGCAACACGAGCGCGTGGTGCGCAAGCGCGCCGAGGCCATGCTCACGACCCCGTATGGAGAATTTCGCGTTTCGGCCTATGAGAATCCCATCAATGGGGAGGTTCATCTCGCGCTGGTGAAGGGGATGATCCCGCCGGACGAGCCGGTTCTCGTTCGCGTCCACACGCTTTCGATCCTCGGCGACGTCTTCCGCTCTCAAGGGGAAGAGACCGAGCTGCATCGCGCGCTGGAGCAAATCGCGCGGGAAGGGCGTGGCGTCCTGCTTTATCTGATCCGACGCGAGCATTTGGGCGAGCAACTTGTCACTTCGTTGCTTCGCCATCACACAGCCTCCGCCTGCGAGATGCCGGAGCCGGAAGTCGCAGAGCATCGGGTACCTGGAACGCTCTCTTGGGACATGCGTGACTATGGTATCGGTGCGCAAATCCTGCACGATCTCGGTGTCCGACGCATGCGATTGCTTACGAACCATCCGAAGAAGCTCGCCGCGCTCTCGGGCTTTGGCTTGGAAATCGTCGAGACGATCCCCTTCTCCGAATTGGGCGCCGATGTCGTCCCCTTTCGGACGAGAGGGCGAGCACGCGCCTGA